A portion of the Nitrospirota bacterium genome contains these proteins:
- the bfr gene encoding bacterioferritin — protein MKAKEGVVEFLNQVLKSELTAVHQYLLHAAMCKNWGYERLHEHFSHLAQEEVSHSSGLIDHILYLDGTPDVSHLDQVMAGRTVQDLFTADLGFEREDVESLRKAIVHCVKVGDFTTRHLMEDMVVDSEEHVDWFETQLRTIDQVGLDRYLAEHIKK, from the coding sequence ATGAAAGCCAAAGAAGGCGTCGTCGAGTTCCTCAATCAGGTGTTGAAGTCGGAGCTGACAGCCGTACATCAATACCTGCTGCATGCGGCCATGTGTAAGAATTGGGGTTATGAGCGGCTGCATGAACATTTCAGCCATCTGGCGCAAGAGGAAGTCAGTCATTCTTCAGGTCTGATCGATCACATTCTCTATCTGGACGGGACTCCGGATGTCTCGCATCTCGATCAGGTGATGGCGGGCCGCACGGTACAAGACCTGTTCACGGCTGATCTTGGATTTGAACGTGAAGATGTCGAGTCTCTCCGCAAAGCCATTGTCCATTGCGTGAAGGTTGGAGATTTCACCACCCGCCACTTGATGGAAGACATGGTGGTGGACTCGGAGGAGCATGTCGATTGGTTTGAGACCCAGCTCAGAACGATCGATCAAGTGGGACTCGACCGGTACCTCGCCGAGCACATCAAGAAGTAG
- the bfr gene encoding bacterioferritin, producing MKAKEGVVNVLNKVLTADLTAINQYFVHAKMCENWGYERLQHKVRERSIDEMKDADELIGHILYLEGVPNVQRMNTVQVGETVPEQLKLDLKAEHEMLTLLNEGIVHCTKVLDFTTRHMFEDMAKDVDVHIDWIETQMETIKQVGLENYLAEQIKKES from the coding sequence ATGAAAGCTAAAGAGGGTGTCGTCAACGTCCTGAATAAGGTGCTGACTGCAGATCTGACCGCGATCAATCAATACTTCGTCCATGCCAAGATGTGTGAGAACTGGGGCTATGAGCGGCTCCAGCATAAAGTTCGGGAACGCAGCATCGACGAGATGAAGGATGCCGATGAACTCATTGGGCACATCCTCTATCTGGAGGGTGTGCCGAACGTGCAACGCATGAATACCGTTCAGGTGGGGGAAACGGTTCCTGAGCAGCTCAAGCTCGACCTCAAGGCTGAGCATGAAATGCTGACATTGCTGAACGAAGGCATCGTCCATTGCACGAAGGTTCTGGACTTCACGACCCGCCACATGTTCGAAGATATGGCGAAGGATGTCGATGTGCATATCGACTGGATCGAAACGCAGATGGAAACGATCAAGCAAGTCGGCCTGGAGAACTATCTCGCCGAACAGATCAAGAAAGAGAGCTGA